From Salvia splendens isolate huo1 chromosome 3, SspV2, whole genome shotgun sequence, a single genomic window includes:
- the LOC121796428 gene encoding protein YABBY 3-like, with protein MSALESLLEQICYVECCICNTILLVIVPYNSLAMVVTINCGHCDNIFPLNMLHLFPSFNQQRKMVADEEEDDDDEDRDYVWCNHVIQKPPEKKKRGPTAYNRFIKYEIKRLKAEHPNITHKEAFSAAAKNWAHCPQREYRDGQVSACDEGDTNYHGHAIHCPS; from the exons ATGTCAGCATTAGAGAGCTTGCTGGAGCAAATTTGCTATGTGGAATGCTGCATTTGCAATACCATCCTACTT GTTATCGTTCCTTACAACAGCTTAGCAATGGTGGTGACAATCAATTGCGGCCACTGCGATAACATCTTCCCTCTCAACATGCTACACCTCTTTCCATCATTCAACCAGCAACGTAAAATG GTTGCGgacgaagaagaagatgatgatgatgaagacaGGGATTATGTATGGTGCAACCATGTTATCCAGAAAC CACCGGAAAAGAAGAAACGCGGTCCGACTGCATACAACCGTTTCATCAAGTATGAAATCAAGAGGCTCAAGGCTGAGCATCCCAACATCACTCACAAGGAAGCTTTTAGTGCTGCTGCCAAAAAt TGGGCACATTGCCCACAAAGAGAGTATAGAGATGGACAAGTCAGTGCTTGTGATGAAGGAGACACAAATTACCATGGTCATGCAATCCATTGCCCATCATGA
- the LOC121793920 gene encoding uncharacterized protein LOC121793920 codes for MDNHHHLHSFPCLDCQPHTYIRMVQNMIERCLLFRMDRDECVKALAEHARIRPLVTLTVWKELLKENKDFFQAYFQSLSLRPYSNIDMFKGHQDLEEETSANT; via the exons ATGGATAACCATCACCATCTTCACTCTTTCCCTTGTTTGGATTGCCAACCTCACACCTACATTAGAATG GTTCAGAATATGATAGAGAGGTGCTTGCTATTCCGTATGGACAGAGATGAATGTGTGAAGGCGTTGGCTGAGCATGCTCGTATTCGACCTCTTGTAACTCTCACAG TGTGGAAAGAGCTGCTGAAAGAGAACAAGGACTTTTTCCAAGCATACTTCCAATCTCTATCTCTTAGGCCATACTCAA ATATAGATATGTTCAAAGGACACCAAgatttggaagaagaaaccAGTGCAAATACATGA